CTGTTCAATTGGTAGTTGATCGTCCATATAAAGCTGGGGAACCAATTGTTGTCTGGTAAAGTATTTGCTTACTTTGTAGTTTGTACCAAATAATTATCCTCAACCCATAATTTTGAGTCTGCACTAGCATCCCATGTTGACAATCTGGTTGCTTTGCCAGCATTGTTGTCTTTGCACTCTATCAAACTTTCACTGATGCATAATGAACTTTGAACTTCATGTAGGTGTGGTCCACAGCCAAATTCAAGATTGCTTCTAAACTATGGTTTTGTTGATGAAGATAATCCTTATGACCGTATGGTGGTTGAGGTAGAACCCTATTTCCCTGCTATTTACGAGGCTACTGTTTCACTGCTTTGCTATTCTCTTTATCTCATTTACTTCCTCTGGTCCTTATTAATCCAGGCCTCCCTGAACACCGAGGATCCTCAGTATCAAGCCAAGAGATTAGTTGCTCAAAGGAATGGAAAACTAACTGTACAAGTTTTTCACGTATGGATATTGTATTCTCTCATTGAGATGAGATTGTAACTTCTATTGATTGACTTGTTTGTGTAATCATCAAAGCATTCTTCTTCTGTAGGTGTgtgtaggaaaagaaaaagaagctgTGTCAGATATGCTTCCTTATCTGCGACTAGGCTATGTTTCTGATCCATCTGAGATGCAGTCAGTTCTTTCTTCTCAAGGCCCCATATGTCCTGTGAGTTCATCGCATTCAACTTCCTTTCTAGATTGTGTCTACTATGATTTCCTTGTAGTACTGGATAGGGACATGATCTGAAAACTTTGCAAAAGCTATTGTGCATTTTTTCTTTGCATAATTTGCTTTATTGTAGGTTGTCAAGGAGGTGGTTAAGAGCAAATCTATCCCATGTTTTTAACTTTATATCAGCTGACGATTATATTAATGGGATATTCAGCAAGGACAAGTAGGCTGGGCAATGCTCAGCTCTTTGAGGTTTTTCCTCTTGGAGGATatctctatttatttattttttaattgataGACCGTTACTTatcacccaaaaagaaaaaggcctGGATAACCAGATTGCCACTAAATATTTGTCATGTAGGTGTTTTTCTCTTCCGAAGCCTGACAAGTCTTGTCAAATCCAACTACGTTCTTATGAAAGTGCTTTTCCGCTGTAATTTTCCTTCTAAAAGTTATCTGGAAAGTAGCTAGTTATTTAGGACATTCAAACACTACATTGGTGTGTTAATCCTATGTTGCCATTTTTCCGGGATgcaaaaaaattattgaatcTTACTGCCAACTAAAGTCCTATCTCAGAAAAGGCTGTTGTGGGCttgaaattttccttttcttttttaatcatGAATATTGGGTATTTGACTGATTGTTTTGATCTCGAGTATGAATAGTTGCCATTAATAAATCATCTCAGCTTGgaaattattttttctcttcttctaacTTTCTTTTGGTTGGAACATCTTATCGAATAAGCCTCCAATCTAGCTAATGGTTGCAGAAAATTCTCATGGTACCATTTATTAAATGCAACAGGTGAGTCCATGTTTGGAGCGAGCAGTTTTGGATCAACTTTCTGATTATTTTAAGGATCGGCTTGCTAGCTACCCTACTACTATGGGTGAAGATGAAGTTTCAGTATGTAGAAAGTTGATTTCCCCCCTAATATAAGTCTAGTACTCTATGCCAAGTCTCTGTTGTGATACTTTTCAATCTGTGATATATCAGTTGGCAGATTGCAATTTGGATGCAAGGAAACGAGTTGCTACCCAGCTTGTcaggttggagaagaaaatccTGAATTCTTGTCTTCAGGCTACAACTGAACTAATAAATCAGTTACCTGACCACACTGTATCTCCCTGCCCTGCTCCTTATGCTCCTCTACTAAAATAAACGGTACGCTTCCTCCGTCTACCTCTCTCTCTGTCACTTGTACATGTCCTTTTACATTCATTTTGAACTTCTTACTGATTGCAGGATTTCTCAATGAGGAGGTCTACCAAAATAAATGGTAGCCTTTGTTGTATATGATCTTGCTGAGCCAATCCAGATTGCAAAAGGATGAATTGTTGGTTGTATCAATTCTTTGATGAGTTTGAATGTATGATTTTATCAATTCCGTGGTGAGTTCGAATGTAAGCCAGGGAGCCAGATGTGAAATACTCTTTACAGGTTTGTCCATGTTCATGTTTCTGCTTGGATTCAATTTTTATGTGGCCATCTGGCAGCATGTCTCATGCATCGATTCTAGTACTAACATGGAATATACTTATATTGATATATTGGTTCTCCTAGTTTTATGATAGTGCAAAAACTATATTGGCAGTTATTATATATTCATCGAGTGGATGGATTCAATGTCTCATTGCgttatatttaattatttatagaaCATGACTGGTAGACTTCTTTGATGTGATTTAAGAAAGAATATGCATTTAAAAGGTTCAAGTGGATTGACACTTGATGTTGATTCACTTCATGCCAAACTAGGAACAATTTACCTATATGTTGCAAGAACAGAACCAGTAAATAGTGATATTCTGTTGGAGTTTTGGAGAAAAATATAGTTGCATGAGGAAGCAGATATAACAGGCCAAACTTAATCCAGatttgaaattttcttcttcttcttctttcttttcttttcttctgaaatGATTTTATTGATCAAACAAACTAACTGGGATTCAATCCCCTTGCAGACACAAAAGTGAATAGAAGAATTAGGAGGTGTTTGTTGCCACGACACTCTTGAAATAGAAAGAATAGAAATCAACATACATGCTTTACACAATGCAGATTGTTTCTGATAACAGAAAAGCACTGCATAGGTGGATGGCTGTGCATGAGAATTGGTGCTGTTTCTCAGTAAGGGTCTGAGAAACGCATCTGAGTATTTATTGTTTACTCTGTATGAAGCTATCTTCTGGACGGTTTGGTTGCCATATCAATATGCCATTGAAGAGTTCTGTTTCTGACTTTCCTGTagttttgaatttcaaatgTTGGGACTGTGAGTTTAATTTCAGTGGCAAATTTTCTTTCAATAGTTGCAACAGCTCTTCTGCTCAAGTCCTAAATAGGATCTTTTTGGAGTTTGATTTCAATTGGCAAATTTTGAAACAGCTCTTCTGCTTAAATCCTAGGATATTTTTGCACTCTAtcttttcttccccttcccccaacaaaaaattccaattttcattttatttaacctttttttaaaacaaaaaccttgtTTTCAGTGAAAAAATAATCCACAGATCACATGAAGGACACCCCTgtattttttcatgttttcttgAAATGGCAATTGTTTCGGCTGGAAACTCTTATTTATGCTCCTCCCTATAGCTCAACATACAACAGAATGATATGCTAACCCAATTTCAACTTGTGTTGCTGCTGCTTTAAAAGATTAGAGACACAATACATGATGAATAATGCGCTCGAGGGTTTGAGAACAGTCCGAAATACAGAGAATTGTTTATAACTCTGATATGAGCATGTGTTCTATTGTTATATTTTCTTATACAATGTTACTTAATTCTGTAAAGCTTgcattcttttaattttttactattttcattgtttttctgtgatttgcttttattttctctaattttatatgatttaaaTGAAAATTGTGTATTAAATCATGGCTTGATTTTGGTTGCTTTCGTTTATTACGTTGCAAACAATAAAGGTGGTATAATACTTAATGAATTTCAATGAGCTTTTCACAAATTATAGATCTTTTCTTTTAAGATCTTCTCTCTTGATTTTCCTTCACCTTTGTGCACTTATTCATCTTAAATCGTTATCTtgattttcttctatttttattttttagtgcAGAAACTCATTGGGTTTGAGGGGGTAGGATGGATTCATGCATATGTTTGACAATTTAATTcgtcttctgtttttttttttgtgtgcgTGACATATTTTGGTTATTCGCGTTCTTGGATGATTTATCTACGTGATCTAGTGTGCTATTTTCGGTAGTTTTAGTGGTTGTTTAAGTTTTTATTTGCTTGCTTTTAGAGGATTTAATATACTAACTGTACAATACATGGTTATGGACAGAGACCAGTGTTAACTGGGTGGAGTTGGTATGTCACACATTCCAAAAGTCCATAACCCTATCATGTACCCATTATTAACGGGTGTCGGTGTCTTAGTTAACCATAGCTTAAAGGTTTTCCACTTTCCAGTTACTCTACCCATCCATTCAGGAGAATTTATTGTTGCTGGATCACTGCTCAAGATGAGCAAAGCAAATGATTAATTACCACCCCCTCCCctccaacaacaaaaaaaaaaaaaaaaccaattaggAAACTATTTGCCTTTTTTTGAATCTGTGTGCGCGCATGTGCacatgttaattttttggtttcttgGGTTCAACCAAGTTGCAATTCTGAATTCATTCTCTCCAGTAAAGCTGATTTtttcattggttttttttttttttaaactaaataATTTCCATATGATGTTTGCACCTAGACTTCTGCGTTTCTTATTTGACATTACGTCTGCCAGGTAGGTTTAAGAAGTTGGGCACAATTATAAGGATGGATAAAACCCAAGCAAAGGATTAGAGTTCATGATCAACCTATTTGCTGGCCATGGTAGCATCATACCACTCTGTCGAATGTGGTTATGCATGGTGAGGAATATGAAGGGCAGGGCAGTTGTTGAGCCTCcataagtttttctttttggtccTGAAGCATTTCTGTCTTGTTCACGTACAGTGGAATGTATAGAAGAAAACCTTAAAaagtctttttttctttgtctgGAAGATCTATTTCAGTTCAACCTCAACTTAATCTCAAACAGCATTTTGATGTTGCATTATGTGCCGTGTAGATCATTACTGAAGAATAAGTAAGTGCCGTATAGATCATTACTTGATTTTTCATGTGTTTCCTTTCTGACCTGTTCAGAGTTACATGTCGTGCACGAGTAAATGAACAAGGAAGGCTAACATAAGTTCAACATGACCTTGCAATTTTAACATAGGATGGTGTGGTGATTGGTGAagggaaaactttctccattgTATAAATGAGAAAATTTCTCTTCATCCCATGGTGAAGATGATCGAGGGTCATAATTATCTTGGTTTCTACTCGCACTCTCTTCATCCATGTTGAAGATGATCGAGGGTCGTAATTATCTTGGTTTCTACAAGCACTTCGTTTACAATGGCAATTCACACCCAGATTACCCAATGCTCATTAGTTTTCAATGGAAGTCACACCCACGTTGCATATGAGATGGCTCTTATACTACCATGGCCGTTGGATGATTGAGTTGCTGttggcatctccacctagcattgcAGCATtgcacacttttaggaattagagaggattGAAATCCAATGATAGTAATCTTTCTGAgtttgtaaaccctaggatggtgtggCTTTTcctggtgaaggaaaactttctccattttAGAAAGGAGTAAATTTCTTTTTATCCCACGGTGAAGAGGATCGAGGGGGTCATAATTATCTTGGTATCATACACTTCGTTTTCAATGCAGATTACCCTATGGGGGTGTTATGAGCTTGGTTCCTACAAGCACTTGTTTTCAATGGAAGTCACACCCAGGTTGCGTATGAGCTTGGTTTCTACGTTCCATTGATGGTAACCTTTCCTACAAGTCTACAATAAAAATCAACCACTACCATGAGCCTGATCAAATAGGATCTAAATGTTGTTCTCTTATTAGGTCGCCTAATcgtatgtcaaatttcagctaTATTAGAGTTTTTCACATGAAAAAACATAGCTTTAAAGATCAAGGGCCATGGGAGAAAGCGCAATAAAGCTTGCACAATGATTGTTGAAGAACCAgacatgcatggacatatatAAGATTCATGCTAACACatggagggtatttgattgaattaaactttaaaatttgacacatgattaATCTAATTCGTGACCACTGTCTATCCAATGTCTCTATCCAATGGTCTGGAGAGTCAATGAATGCATAAGAacttattttttcctatttttattatGAGGAAAGGATCTACACGCTGCCCACTTGTATTGACATCTCTCATACCAAACCAATTAACGTATGAGCTAGAAAAAGTGCAGGGGATCTACATAgatgaaggaggagagagattgttGGAGAATAGAGTGTGTGTGACAGAGCAAGTACTACCAGACAGGAGTTACATTTCCCAAtagtgaaaaatgaaaacaatCTGCATTAGATCCAAAGTTCTGCATAACAGAATGAAGTAATACAACAAGAATTACCAACGATCTTttattctccctctctcttgggATGGTGAGGGAACTAAAAGAAGTACCAGCTGATTGATAATACCACAGTATACTGTTATGTCCTCACCAGCAGAGTGAAGGCAGCttaaaggagaaggaagagggcAAATGACCCGTCCTCCTTATGTAGTCTGCCCTCTCAGAAGTCCTCACAGCTTGCTCATTCAGTTTAGCCTCAGCATTTGCTCGTTTTTCTTCTGCTATTCTGCGAGCCGCTGCTACCTTGTTTGCTAACCTCTCTTGTGCTCTAGATTTCAACCTTTCAGCTTTCACCTGATTGTATGAAAATTTTAGTCTTGTGTGGTACAAATAATAGTTATACCGATACGGATCAGCTGGAATTGGCCTGTATCAGGGCAGATCAAGCGTCAATTCAAAAACGTGGTATTATATCGCTGTCGAGTATCAGCTGATACGGCCCATATGATACTACTGATACCTTGAACCATGATAAGAGGTGTTTGATGAAACATAAACAGCTCTCACCTGGAGAAGAGGGTCCCTCCAAATATGGTTTGAGATGCAGGAattttcaggaaaaaaaaatgtgacttttttttttggggggggggggggggtactaGATACTAGTAGTCCTAATTGATTAGCAACGACAATATTGCATGAATTCTGCTGCAACTGTTATATTATAAGATGAGATTGGTAAAATTTTTAAGATTTGGATTTGAATTACCTCCATCCTCTTCATTTCCATTTCTGCTTTCCTCTTCTCATGGTTTTCCCAAGCCTGTATCTTCACCTCTTCACGCTTGTACCTGCAAATACAATATATACACATCTTAGAGAAaattatgctttttttttttattgggagaTTAGTTGTAAGAGATGGGATTTGATCCAATTCTTCAAAAAAACTCAGAGAAGTAGATTTCAGTCAATTAAAGATGTTTTTCTAAAACAAACCATCATACTGTGCTAAAGGTTACTCTGCAATTTGGAAAGAACTGCCTAcagattgaagatgaagaacatTTAATAAACAATGGGAAAAGATTACAGCAAATCACCTGGCCATGTATTTTGCTCGTTCAGCTTCATCCCAGGCCATGGCCCGGGTCTCTAGAGGACTGGGCTTCCTTGCTTGCTCACTGTTCTTATACTCAATTACCTTGCAAGCattggcttcttcttcctctctgttAGACCACCTGGTTGCACCCCCTGCCCTACCAAAACCTGCAGCTTCATTTCTGCATTCCAATGTTGTGAGACCTGTTTGGTAGTTTTCAAGAGCTTGTGCACCTTGTCGACACCTTCCTGGAGTTGATGATCTAGAAGAGATAGGACTCCTTGCTGCTGGTGTTGTGGCTCTAATGGGTGTAGCTGTCCTTGAAGGCTCTTGACTTGCAATGGGGGTCATCTCTGTTCCCATGTCTCTCACACAAACAGATCTAATGGCTGATGATGGATCCTCCAAATGCTTGTTGATTCGCCACAATGACTCGTTACAATCGACCTTCTTAGTCTCTCCTTCATCCTGAATGGAAATTGCAGGGCATGGGCTTCCATCTTCGATACCTTCATCTGTGCTACTAGAAGAATCCTTCTCCATTTGTGGAACAGGATCAATTAATCTCCTGTCATCTGCATTTGAGTTTCGAGGTTTAGTCTTGGAACGATTTCGATCTCCTCTTGACAATCCAACTACCCACTTCTGTGCATCATCCCATTTTGATGGAGTTGGTTTCCCCAAGGCTGTCCTAGGATTAAACCCCTGATTTGTACCATTTCCTTTATGGAACTCAAAACTAATAGCAGAGCTGCTTGAAATCTCCTGTGTTGATCTATAATTATAACAACCCTTGTCCTCTGCAGGCCtcattctctttccttcctttcgATATACCCAGAAACAGGAGTTACCTTACTAGTGTTTCCCCACTCTGATCTGATAACCAGTCTCCATGACCATCAAAGTGAAGCTTCCAGGGTAACTCTTAACGTGAAATCTGTTCAACCATTAGATTTGTACTAAACTACCTGTGTACAACTACAGCAGTGATTGGAGCTAGCTGGAACAGATATGAATCAGATCTTATATCTAAATCtctaacttttattttttttaaatgtaaatcTAAATTTCTAACTTGCTAAATGCTAACAACCTCAGATCTCTTAACAGTTTAGAAGAGTTTCTTACAAATGACCCAAAATGAAAGTAAAACTCCAACTTAAAGCATCGATTCCTTAGGAAAAATTAGCAGAACAATATAGAGAACAACTACGAAAACTCAACTCTCAGTCTACAGAGAATCCCTCACCAATGAACTTGCTAGAGTTCTACACAGTATCATCATACCTTAAGAAAAGATTAGCAGAGCAATGAGAACCAAAGCTCaaactctcaagaacaccctTCAGAGGGTCTGTTACCTCTACAAGACGTATGGACAACAAAATTGGTACCAAAGAAACCCAACAAACTAGATTAAAAACCCAGCCCTGAGGCACCAAACAAAGtaaggaataaaaaaataaaaaaaataaaaaaaagagaatctcaCTAGTGGATGATGTAGAGTTGCATTGAACTACAGTAAAATTCCCAGATGGGAATTAAAACTGAAACTGGGGACTTTAGAGAGCCGCAGCAAAGCTGAAAATGAGATCAAGATCCATTGTACCTTTCACCTTATGAGTTTCaccattaaaaaacaaaagaaagagtcACACCCACACATGATGCTGGTAAAAAGAATAAGGCGAGTCTTGCCTGGGAAATGATAGATTACTTACAGAGTACAGACGAGAAAAAGACTGAAAGAGGTTGTGTTTGGATTAGAAATTTAGAACAACCCACCTCATCTTCCATCACAATGGAATCTCGGGAAGAGTTGCAgtgaaataaagagagaaaaaaaatatagtaCCGTACTGTCTTCTGGCTCTGCTCCCCATATGAGGTGGGAGCAGGGAGTGAGgaataagagaaaaaatattttgaaatacaGTTGTCTTTATATAACAGCTATCGAGTTCCAATAGTAGCCGTTGGAACTGACACGTGGGTGATTTCAGTTGATTGGTGACAGGTTTTCGTCTGGAATGACTAATGGAGGCCTGAAATGGTTCCTGCGCTTCACGTGGTCAAGATGGGTCAGAGCCAAAACTGGTGGGACCTCTTCTCACTTCTGCTCCTGCAGTCCTGTTTCACTCTAATGGAATTCTAGTTACTAGTTAGTATGGTGACTGGTGACTGGTGACCGGTGTGATTGGTGACAGTCCTAGATGGCAGTAATTGGGTAACTAACGCGAGGTGAAGGTCTATGACGGTTGACTAAGCGTCATTGACGTGTCTGATCACTTTGAAGTCTCAGCCTCTCTCATGAAAGTATGAAACTACCATCCCCCCGTTGAAAAGGAGTGTCCTGCAAACCCTGCGCTCACGGACCATGGAGGCTTTTCTCAGCAAGGGTGAGTATTTCTTGGGATTATAAAAACTGACCAACcgcatttgaaaaaaaaaaaatggaaggcaaaaaaataaattgctaCATGGTCTTATAGAAATTGGTTTATACCCATAATAAATTGTGGGATCcatattgatatttttttctaataaaaaacCCCTTTATGTAAGAAATTATTTTTCAATTCTTCATTGggtgaaatatatatattattttagaAAAACGTTTTTTGTGGAAGTGCAAGGGCCATGTGCGTATgacagccaatgagagcgctaCTGATGCCAATTATCGAGCCAAAGCCCCACCGTAGATCATACCCATCAAAGTCTAGCAGATTCTCCACCAATCACTAGCACCAGAATTGGCATGGTCCATCAAAGAAAACAGTCGTATAGAATTATTCCGACCAGTCCAGTCAGTTTCAatatgttatttatttcttttaatggtCTAGTATTGGTCTTGGTTTTTCATATTTAAAtgaagggcaagagatcgtagcttgggccaatgagagtacacACACGGTATCAGACTAAACCCCTCCtcggctcgtacatgacccccgcgccacgcacgaaccgggagcttctgggccctagtgagcctcaagcgggtggccccaagaaattatgcagcggcaaaggtttgatcacgagaccttgcttcctgaggcggagtctcatgtccTCTCCAAGCCAGCTGCACTAACCCCTTGAGCTTAgttttatgtatcttttaatGTGCTAGATCCGGCCTAGATCCGGATCCTCTCTAACTACTTGGGCGTTCAATTCTTCTCCAACCACCTATTGACAAGGGTATGAAAATTGATATCATAACTCTTATGTGGAAACAAGAATTTTTAACCGGGAATAGGGGATTGAATCGATCTTTGCTGATTTCAATCCGGATCGAATATGAATTAGCTGAAATGGgacccaaaaaaccccaaaaatggCCCTGAGGCCCATGACCCATTCAAATCTGATTCGATTGATTTAATCCCAGTTTTTTAAACCATTTGTCGAGCTCCCCAAATTGTATCGAAGAAAAAGGTGGAATTCCCTAATAAGGGTCAgaataattttgtttttcaattttttgtatttcatatcaataaaacattttttcctattttaatgaTGAAAAGAGGTTCTCTAAGCCGTTAGGGTATGATACTTTAGCAGTTAGCACCTCTGCggctatctctctcctcttcaaataAAGTGACCTCATTGCCCCTCTTATATAGTATACCATTTTGTCTCACCTCATTGGTGCATTTCTCTGATGCTGTTTGCTTAGAAAACCCTTCCTAATCATTGTAAAAATTTGTATTGGTTTCCAATTAtgacaaaacaaaaagagtaTTACGTGGCTTGTAAATTATCTATTCTTGCTTGTTCTCCTTGTTTTAAAGATCCTTTAATTATGGATGTCTTCTTAACCATTTTTCTTAAGTTGATTTGTTTTTCTTAACCATAAAGAAAGACAAGCGATCGTTACCTGGCCACATAACCCTTGCACCAATGTGGGGCTAATGAAAGTGTGCATAAagacatcaatatggatgagattttttatttcatagggtGGAGTGGTAATTTTGCATGGTCATGTGTGTGGACATAGGAGCCAATAGCCATGGGCCACTAGACAAGTTCTCtttcacaagagagagagagagaatgcatgGGATCAATTTTGGTGTTGATCTCCTCTCGAGCGACCCCATCTTCCATAGAGTGCTTAGtaagcatccaacggctgggctgaTTGGGCCACATTGGGATGTGTGCCTACATGCATTCTGGCGCATGTCCAATcagcccagccattggatgtcTCACTAAGCGATGGACTCCCTAGAGAAGAGTCAGATCCACAATTTTGGGCTCACTTTCAGACCAACGGCCTGGGCATGACCATTGTCAAGTTCAATTATTGGTCCCGTcaaaatttcactttcttagcCTAGGCCCACCATTGAAAATGCTAGCCTGAGTGATCCAACAGTCAACCTATTTCCACTATCTTAAAGAACTCGTACCATCGTTAGATTAATGATCAGAGATGATCACAAACAGCCAATCAGAAGGAACTTTATTAAGCTAACTCTGATTTTtccatttatttgtttttttaggaTAATAAGAGGTTATTCATCCATGCACGCCCAACACCCAACAAAGGAAATCCAAACACATAAGATAAATAGTGCACATGATAAACACGAGTAACAGAAATACAATATCCAttaattttccattttaaaaccctagtgATGTGGCTCAACTGGAAACATAAAATCGTCTACTTTATTTTCCTTTGAATTACAAAACTACCCATGATTCTTTCTCTCTCGTGTGAGTTGCATCGTCTCCTACACTTTCGATAActtttttatcatttcc
The nucleotide sequence above comes from Telopea speciosissima isolate NSW1024214 ecotype Mountain lineage chromosome 3, Tspe_v1, whole genome shotgun sequence. Encoded proteins:
- the LOC122655732 gene encoding uncharacterized protein LOC122655732 encodes the protein MRPAEDKGCYNYRSTQEISSSSAISFEFHKGNGTNQGFNPRTALGKPTPSKWDDAQKWVVGLSRGDRNRSKTKPRNSNADDRRLIDPVPQMEKDSSSSTDEGIEDGSPCPAISIQDEGETKKVDCNESLWRINKHLEDPSSAIRSVCVRDMGTEMTPIASQEPSRTATPIRATTPAARSPISSRSSTPGRCRQGAQALENYQTGLTTLECRNEAAGFGRAGGATRWSNREEEEANACKVIEYKNSEQARKPSPLETRAMAWDEAERAKYMARYKREEVKIQAWENHEKRKAEMEMKRMEVKAERLKSRAQERLANKVAAARRIAEEKRANAEAKLNEQAVRTSERADYIRRTGHLPSSFSFKLPSLCW